One genomic segment of Aquipluma nitroreducens includes these proteins:
- the der gene encoding ribosome biogenesis GTPase Der, with amino-acid sequence MSNIIAIVGRPNVGKSTLFNRMTESRKAIVDESAGVTRDRQYGKGVWNGIEFSIIDTGGYAVNSEDIFEGEIRKQVMLAIEEADAILFVVDVENGVTDMDEEVAAVLRRSKKNVFIAVNKVDNNARIIDSHEFYSLGLGELYCISSMTGSGTGELLDAIVDTFPKDEPEEIEENVPRFAIIGRPNVGKSSFINALIGVDRNMVTDIAGTTRDAIHTRYNQFGHDFYLIDTAGLRKRTKVKEDVEFYSTMRSIRAIEDSDVCILIIDATRGMEAQDVSIFHLIDRNKKGLVILVNKWDLIEKDNASTNKFTKQIKERIAPFVDVPIMFISALTKQRILKALETAVEVFENRSKKIKTSELNEVMLKAIEDYPPPSIKGKFVKIKYVTQLPSQTPSFAFFANLPQYVKEAYRRYLENKIRENFNFSGVPIQIYIRKK; translated from the coding sequence ATGAGTAATATTATTGCAATTGTAGGTCGGCCAAACGTAGGGAAATCGACCCTTTTCAACAGGATGACTGAATCAAGAAAAGCCATCGTTGACGAATCAGCAGGAGTAACACGCGACCGTCAATATGGAAAAGGTGTTTGGAATGGGATCGAGTTTTCAATCATTGACACTGGAGGTTATGCCGTAAATTCAGAAGATATTTTTGAAGGCGAGATCCGCAAACAGGTGATGTTGGCCATCGAAGAGGCCGATGCAATTTTGTTCGTGGTTGACGTTGAAAACGGAGTAACCGATATGGACGAAGAAGTGGCCGCTGTATTGCGCCGCTCGAAGAAAAACGTATTTATTGCTGTGAATAAGGTTGATAACAATGCCAGGATCATTGATTCGCATGAGTTTTATTCACTGGGGCTTGGCGAATTGTATTGCATCTCGTCGATGACCGGCAGTGGAACCGGAGAGTTACTCGATGCCATTGTTGATACATTTCCGAAAGACGAGCCGGAAGAAATTGAAGAAAATGTTCCGCGTTTCGCCATTATTGGACGACCAAATGTGGGTAAATCATCATTCATTAACGCACTCATTGGCGTTGATCGCAACATGGTTACCGATATTGCCGGGACAACCCGCGATGCCATTCATACCCGATACAATCAGTTCGGACACGACTTTTATCTGATCGATACTGCCGGTTTGCGTAAGCGCACCAAAGTGAAGGAAGACGTTGAATTTTATTCAACCATGCGCTCCATCCGGGCTATTGAAGATTCGGATGTTTGTATTTTAATTATTGATGCGACCCGTGGTATGGAAGCTCAGGACGTTTCTATCTTTCATTTGATTGACCGTAACAAAAAAGGGTTGGTTATTCTCGTAAACAAATGGGATTTGATTGAAAAAGATAATGCGAGTACCAACAAATTCACGAAACAGATCAAGGAAAGAATCGCTCCGTTTGTTGATGTTCCAATCATGTTCATATCGGCATTAACCAAACAACGAATCCTGAAAGCATTGGAAACAGCGGTTGAAGTATTTGAAAATCGCAGTAAAAAGATTAAAACTTCTGAATTAAACGAAGTGATGCTGAAAGCAATCGAGGATTATCCGCCACCATCAATAAAGGGAAAATTTGTGAAGATAAAATATGTAACTCAGTTGCCAAGCCAGACACCGAGTTTCGCCTTCTTCGCCAATCTTCCGCAGTATGTGAAGGAAGCATATCGCCGGTATCTGGAAAATAAGATTCGCGAGAATTTCAATTTTTCAGGTGTTCCAATACAGATTTATATCCGAAAAAAATAA
- a CDS encoding NUDIX hydrolase, producing the protein MSYYSEHEKFHVAVDSIIFGYDEEGRELNLLLLKRNFQPAKGEWSLMGGFLKNNEGVDEAAKRILNQLTGLSNVYMEQLYSFGELNRDPGARIISIAYFALIKINASDLELVKTHGATWIPISAMPQLIFDHSAMVERALKKLQVRARTQPIGFELLPDKFTIPQLQGLYEAIYSKTLDKRNFRRKLLAMDLLEKLEEKEKESSRKGAWYYRFDANKYQDLLKRGFNFEL; encoded by the coding sequence ATGTCATATTATAGCGAACACGAAAAATTCCATGTTGCAGTCGATTCCATCATTTTCGGATACGACGAAGAAGGACGCGAGCTAAACTTGCTTCTGCTGAAAAGAAATTTTCAGCCGGCAAAAGGAGAATGGTCGCTAATGGGTGGATTTCTGAAAAACAATGAAGGCGTTGACGAGGCCGCCAAGCGAATCCTAAACCAACTTACCGGCCTTTCGAATGTGTACATGGAACAACTTTACTCGTTCGGAGAACTCAATCGCGATCCAGGAGCACGAATCATTTCAATCGCTTATTTCGCCCTTATAAAAATCAATGCCTCCGACCTTGAGCTGGTAAAAACTCATGGAGCTACCTGGATTCCAATTTCTGCCATGCCACAGTTAATTTTTGACCATTCGGCTATGGTTGAACGGGCTCTTAAAAAATTACAGGTCAGGGCAAGAACTCAGCCTATTGGTTTTGAACTACTTCCCGACAAATTTACCATTCCACAACTTCAGGGTTTATACGAAGCCATATACAGCAAAACACTCGATAAACGCAATTTCCGCCGGAAGCTTTTAGCCATGGACTTATTGGAAAAGCTGGAAGAGAAAGAAAAAGAATCGTCGCGCAAGGGAGCCTGGTACTACCGCTTTGATGCCAATAAATATCAGGATTTATTGAAACGGGGATTTAATTTTGAATTATAA
- a CDS encoding division/cell wall cluster transcriptional repressor MraZ: MLIFSGEIRATFDEKGRVVLPADYKNQMGGNVPGGQLAIEIDRYEKCLNVYTMDEWEKRILKFRSKLNLNNREHSKILDGILRKCRIIAVPENCRFTVPANFLEFAGITKEVVFTGQLERLRIWDANEYQSYAGSLTECDDSYEQKFGGEELD; the protein is encoded by the coding sequence ATGTTAATTTTTTCGGGAGAAATACGAGCAACTTTCGATGAGAAAGGACGAGTAGTGTTACCAGCCGATTATAAAAATCAGATGGGTGGTAACGTTCCCGGTGGTCAATTGGCCATCGAAATTGACAGGTATGAAAAGTGCTTGAACGTTTATACCATGGATGAGTGGGAGAAACGTATTTTAAAATTCAGGTCGAAATTGAATTTAAATAATCGGGAACACAGCAAAATTCTCGATGGAATTTTGCGGAAATGCCGAATAATTGCGGTACCCGAAAATTGCCGGTTTACGGTTCCTGCAAATTTTCTTGAATTTGCCGGGATTACAAAAGAAGTGGTTTTTACTGGTCAGCTAGAGCGGTTGCGGATTTGGGATGCAAATGAATATCAAAGCTATGCCGGATCTTTAACTGAATGTGATGATTCATATGAGCAGAAATTCGGTGGCGAAGAATTGGACTAA
- a CDS encoding SRPBCC family protein: MKTLKIIGLVLVVIIVLLLIIPLFINGNYSVEREVTINKPKQEVFDYVKYLKNQNKFSVWAKIDTAMKTEFRGEDATVGFVSAWDSENPKAGKGEQKITKIDKGSRIDYEIHFIKPFESTDFAYLTFESASENATIVKWGFHGTMKYPMNLMLVFTDMEKMLAPDLQNGLNNLKGILEN; the protein is encoded by the coding sequence ATGAAAACACTTAAAATCATTGGATTGGTATTGGTTGTCATTATTGTATTGCTTCTGATTATTCCGCTGTTTATCAATGGCAACTACTCCGTTGAACGTGAAGTGACCATCAACAAGCCCAAACAGGAAGTTTTCGATTACGTGAAATACCTGAAAAACCAGAATAAATTCAGTGTATGGGCTAAAATCGACACAGCCATGAAAACCGAATTCCGCGGAGAAGATGCTACCGTTGGTTTTGTTTCTGCCTGGGACAGTGAAAATCCGAAGGCGGGAAAAGGAGAGCAAAAAATTACTAAAATTGATAAAGGCAGCCGAATTGACTACGAAATTCATTTCATTAAACCATTTGAATCGACAGATTTTGCCTACCTGACATTTGAATCGGCTTCAGAAAATGCAACGATAGTAAAATGGGGCTTTCATGGAACGATGAAATACCCGATGAACCTGATGCTGGTATTCACTGATATGGAAAAGATGCTTGCTCCTGATTTGCAAAATGGTCTGAATAACCTAAAAGGAATTTTAGAAAACTAA
- a CDS encoding peptidase associated/transthyretin-like domain-containing protein produces the protein MTRFSPEKFCLFAFALLLIIPVSSVFAQKPDENYQPLLKGQVLNLEDETPVVKAIVSNQRTKETVTADLEGRFTINALITDSLEISSLGFSKQTIEIPASYSVSDVLIIHIRPLSFLLPDVNINGNYQKPVVKVEKIKVSPYFRKDFMQEKPAEEKAYQNQISFVKIPLYGKEQPNRKTRDIMMSDKQWAKVSKIYNVGLVRELTGLNTTEADNFMMFLNSKKLFNKMTTKENASFIILEQFAIYRKAGH, from the coding sequence TTGACTCGTTTTTCACCGGAGAAGTTTTGTCTGTTTGCTTTTGCATTGCTTCTAATAATTCCGGTCTCATCAGTTTTTGCCCAAAAACCAGATGAAAATTATCAGCCTTTACTGAAAGGTCAGGTTTTAAATCTGGAAGATGAAACGCCAGTAGTTAAAGCGATTGTTTCGAACCAACGAACAAAAGAAACTGTAACTGCCGATTTGGAAGGCCGATTCACAATCAACGCTTTAATTACCGATAGCCTCGAAATTAGTTCACTCGGTTTTAGCAAACAAACGATTGAAATTCCGGCAAGCTACAGCGTTTCTGATGTGTTGATTATTCATATCCGGCCATTAAGTTTCCTTTTGCCCGATGTTAATATCAATGGGAACTACCAAAAGCCAGTTGTGAAAGTTGAAAAAATAAAAGTTTCACCTTATTTCCGAAAAGATTTTATGCAGGAAAAACCGGCAGAAGAAAAAGCCTATCAAAACCAAATCAGCTTTGTAAAAATTCCACTATACGGCAAGGAACAGCCCAACCGGAAAACGAGAGATATCATGATGTCCGATAAGCAATGGGCTAAAGTTTCGAAAATTTATAATGTAGGATTGGTGAGGGAGTTAACAGGCTTGAACACTACTGAGGCTGACAATTTTATGATGTTTCTGAATAGCAAAAAGTTATTCAATAAAATGACAACAAAGGAAAATGCGAGTTTTATTATTTTGGAGCAATTTGCGATATATCGAAAAGCAGGACACTAA
- a CDS encoding pseudouridine synthase, with protein MKEFSKKKIVLKKKELKAEEPTGDGLIRLNKYISNSGVCSRRDADKIISDGLITINGEVVTELGRKVSLDDDVRIDGNRLNPEKKVYLLLNKPRGFVTTLDDPHAERTVMQLVQNACTERIYPVGRLDMQTTGVLLFTNDGELAKKLTHPSYEKKKVYHVQLDMDFRPEDLEKIKSGIELEDGFIAADDIQMIDPEYANQVGIEIHSGKNRIVRRIFNHLGYNVEKLDRVMFAGLTKKDLPRGRYRFLTPQEINFLKMS; from the coding sequence TTGAAAGAGTTTTCAAAAAAGAAAATAGTTCTGAAAAAGAAGGAACTAAAGGCCGAAGAACCTACCGGCGACGGATTAATTCGTCTGAATAAATACATTTCAAATTCGGGTGTATGTTCGCGGCGCGATGCCGACAAAATCATCAGCGATGGATTAATTACCATTAATGGAGAAGTTGTTACTGAGCTTGGGCGCAAAGTATCGCTCGACGACGATGTTCGCATTGATGGGAACAGGCTAAATCCGGAGAAAAAAGTATATCTGCTTCTCAATAAACCACGCGGGTTTGTGACAACGCTCGACGACCCACATGCAGAAAGAACCGTGATGCAATTGGTGCAGAATGCCTGTACCGAACGAATTTATCCGGTTGGACGGCTCGACATGCAAACCACCGGAGTTCTTCTTTTTACAAATGATGGCGAACTGGCTAAAAAACTGACACATCCCAGCTACGAGAAGAAAAAAGTATATCATGTTCAGCTCGATATGGATTTCCGTCCGGAAGATCTTGAAAAAATAAAATCAGGAATTGAACTTGAAGATGGATTTATTGCGGCCGACGATATTCAGATGATCGATCCGGAGTATGCCAATCAGGTTGGCATTGAAATCCATTCAGGAAAAAACCGCATTGTACGTCGCATTTTTAATCACCTCGGCTACAATGTCGAAAAGCTTGATCGGGTCATGTTTGCAGGGCTGACAAAAAAGGATTTGCCTCGTGGACGTTATCGTTTTCTGACTCCACAGGAAATCAATTTTCTGAAAATGAGTTAA
- a CDS encoding serine hydrolase domain-containing protein: protein MKRTSVKRILWSVLVILIIGVGYGLYYINSLLPIITGYPAKYLCSAVFVSGREQAEVEAMDLHFSFIKYTKSKVDFQDSSVTTSFLWAKSKAIYRKGFGATLLRGVSEGDLRKIKFPRYSATANQDTISWPMGNLMPKKGSATDTIKLERIAEKLMDDEGYNGHAFAFMVVHKGIPVVEAYQPQFNAQTRFLSWSMAKSFTNTLSGIMVKDGKWDINQPVNLPEWQADERKNITINNLLQMQSGLRWNEDYGNRSDVTQMLYCENDFAKFTYDQPFAFPAGSHWYYSSGSVNVVNFLMRKTIGNDNEYYNFAQSRLFTKIGMPDAVFEVDASGTQVGSSYIYATARDYARFGMLYLQDGVFNGERILPEGWVKYTTTPASDSDGKYGSLFWLNRSKYYPAAPEDMYSCNGHDGQQIFIIPSKELVVVLVGYSPKPDRVMKFNDLLGDVLSAIY from the coding sequence ATGAAACGTACTTCCGTGAAACGAATACTTTGGTCCGTACTAGTCATCCTGATTATTGGAGTTGGTTACGGTCTGTATTACATCAATTCTTTGTTGCCAATCATTACCGGATATCCGGCAAAATATTTGTGCTCGGCAGTATTTGTTTCGGGCCGCGAGCAGGCTGAAGTGGAGGCTATGGATCTGCACTTTTCATTCATAAAATACACTAAAAGCAAGGTCGATTTTCAGGATTCGAGTGTAACCACTTCGTTTTTATGGGCCAAGTCGAAAGCCATTTACCGGAAAGGTTTTGGAGCCACCCTGCTGCGGGGAGTTAGCGAAGGCGATTTACGGAAAATTAAATTTCCAAGATATTCTGCAACAGCCAATCAGGATACGATTTCATGGCCTATGGGAAATCTGATGCCGAAAAAAGGGTCAGCAACCGATACAATAAAACTGGAACGAATCGCAGAAAAGCTGATGGATGACGAAGGATATAATGGGCATGCTTTTGCTTTTATGGTGGTGCATAAAGGGATTCCTGTGGTAGAAGCTTATCAGCCGCAGTTTAATGCCCAAACCCGTTTCCTGAGTTGGTCGATGGCTAAAAGCTTTACCAATACATTGTCAGGAATCATGGTTAAAGACGGCAAATGGGACATCAATCAGCCGGTTAATCTTCCTGAATGGCAAGCCGATGAACGAAAAAACATCACGATAAACAACCTTTTGCAGATGCAAAGCGGGTTACGGTGGAACGAAGATTACGGAAACCGCTCCGATGTAACTCAAATGTTGTATTGCGAGAATGATTTTGCGAAATTTACCTACGATCAACCTTTCGCATTTCCCGCCGGAAGTCACTGGTATTATTCTTCAGGTTCGGTCAATGTTGTCAATTTCCTGATGCGTAAAACCATCGGGAATGATAATGAATATTACAATTTTGCTCAATCGCGTTTGTTTACTAAAATTGGGATGCCCGATGCTGTTTTTGAAGTGGATGCCTCAGGAACACAGGTCGGTTCGTCGTACATTTATGCCACAGCGCGCGACTATGCCCGCTTTGGGATGTTATATCTTCAGGATGGAGTTTTCAACGGCGAACGAATTTTGCCTGAAGGTTGGGTAAAATACACTACCACGCCAGCATCCGACAGCGATGGAAAATATGGATCGCTTTTCTGGCTGAACCGATCGAAATATTACCCGGCTGCTCCTGAAGACATGTATTCGTGCAACGGCCACGACGGACAACAGATTTTCATTATTCCTTCCAAAGAACTGGTTGTAGTTCTCGTTGGCTATTCGCCAAAACCCGATCGGGTGATGAAGTTTAACGATTTGTTGGGAGATGTGCTAAGTGCGATTTACTAA
- a CDS encoding RNA polymerase sigma factor → MEKEFLQIITENQGIIHKVCSIYCDLEEDRRDLFQEILVQLWKSYPSFRSESKFSTWMYRVALNTAITSFKKDKRQPDKAGISYENMQLVEEMYDTRTEEQIKMLNMAVSQLTGIEKSIILLFLEDKKYEEIADITGITQNYVRVKMNRIKKKLKLLMNTEE, encoded by the coding sequence TTGGAAAAGGAGTTTTTACAAATAATCACCGAGAATCAGGGAATCATTCACAAGGTTTGTTCCATCTATTGCGATTTGGAAGAAGACCGTCGTGACTTGTTTCAGGAAATTCTGGTGCAATTGTGGAAATCGTATCCATCGTTTCGCAGCGAGTCGAAATTTTCGACATGGATGTACAGGGTGGCCTTGAATACTGCGATTACAAGCTTCAAAAAAGACAAGCGCCAACCCGACAAGGCAGGTATTTCGTACGAAAACATGCAATTGGTTGAGGAAATGTACGACACCCGAACCGAAGAGCAAATCAAAATGTTGAATATGGCCGTGTCTCAATTGACCGGAATTGAAAAGTCAATTATTCTATTGTTTCTCGAAGATAAAAAATATGAAGAGATAGCTGATATTACTGGCATCACACAGAATTACGTTAGAGTAAAGATGAACAGAATTAAGAAGAAGTTGAAGTTGTTAATGAATACAGAAGAATAG
- the era gene encoding GTPase Era → MAHKSGFVNIIGNPNVGKSTIMNVLVGERLSIITSKMQTTRHRIKGIVNGDDFQIVYSDTPGILKPNYKLQETMMKFVNTALIDADIILYVTDVVESPGKNEEYVDRIKSSEAAVIVLINKIDLSTQEKVMELYNYWREKLPLADVYAISATEKFNTAPIFDRILELLPEGPAYFPKDEMTDRNERFFVSEIIREKILLFYDKEVPYSVEVEVEQFKEEDKILNLMCVIHVARDSQKGIIIGHQGQALKRVGMEARLDMEEFFQKKVFLQLFVKVNKDWRDKDRALGGFGYDME, encoded by the coding sequence ATGGCACATAAATCCGGATTTGTAAACATCATCGGAAACCCCAACGTCGGGAAATCCACCATCATGAACGTGCTGGTGGGCGAGCGTTTATCGATCATTACCTCGAAAATGCAAACCACCCGCCATCGCATCAAAGGAATCGTGAATGGCGATGATTTCCAGATTGTTTACTCCGATACACCCGGAATCCTGAAGCCGAACTACAAACTTCAGGAGACCATGATGAAGTTTGTGAATACCGCGCTGATTGATGCCGACATCATTCTTTACGTGACTGATGTGGTCGAATCGCCTGGAAAGAATGAAGAATATGTCGATCGCATTAAAAGTTCCGAAGCTGCTGTAATTGTGTTGATTAACAAAATTGACCTTTCTACTCAGGAAAAGGTGATGGAGTTATACAATTACTGGCGCGAAAAGCTTCCGTTGGCCGATGTGTATGCCATTTCAGCAACCGAAAAGTTCAATACCGCACCTATATTCGACCGCATTTTGGAATTGCTCCCTGAAGGTCCGGCTTATTTCCCGAAAGACGAGATGACCGACCGCAACGAACGTTTTTTTGTAAGCGAAATTATCCGCGAAAAGATTCTTCTGTTTTACGACAAGGAAGTTCCTTATTCGGTGGAAGTGGAAGTGGAGCAATTCAAGGAAGAAGATAAAATTTTGAACCTGATGTGCGTCATCCATGTGGCGCGCGACAGCCAGAAAGGTATTATTATCGGGCATCAGGGTCAGGCGCTGAAACGGGTTGGGATGGAAGCCCGCCTGGATATGGAAGAATTCTTTCAGAAGAAAGTTTTCCTTCAGTTGTTTGTGAAGGTGAACAAAGACTGGCGCGATAAAGACCGTGCGTTGGGTGGCTTTGGGTACGATATGGAATAG
- the rsmH gene encoding 16S rRNA (cytosine(1402)-N(4))-methyltransferase RsmH has protein sequence MEREYHVPVLLAESVDGLEIKANGDYVDVTFGGGGHSREIFSRLKTGRLFAFDQDEDAAVNIIHDERFFFIRHNFKYIRNFLRYYDVEQVDGILADLGVSSHDFDVAERGFSFRFDGDLDMRMNRDSTQSAADIVNTFTEDQLRTMFREYGEIDNAGRLAKQLVFARDSKPIKTIEQFKESIAPCVPKFQESKYLAKVFQALRIETNKEMDVLHEFLEQSIQLLKPGGRLVVITYHSLEDRMVKNFIKSGDFSGKQEKDFFGNVESPLVAINRKVIVPNEEEIERNPRARSAKLRIAEKNA, from the coding sequence ATGGAAAGAGAATATCATGTACCTGTTTTGTTGGCCGAAAGTGTCGACGGACTGGAAATTAAGGCGAATGGCGATTATGTTGACGTTACTTTTGGTGGCGGTGGTCATTCGCGCGAAATTTTTAGCCGGCTTAAAACCGGACGCCTTTTTGCTTTTGACCAGGACGAAGATGCTGCAGTAAATATCATTCACGACGAACGATTTTTCTTCATCAGGCACAATTTTAAATACATCCGAAATTTTTTAAGGTATTACGATGTTGAACAGGTTGACGGTATTTTGGCCGACTTGGGCGTTTCGTCGCACGATTTTGACGTGGCAGAGCGAGGTTTTTCGTTTCGCTTCGATGGCGATTTGGATATGCGAATGAACCGCGATTCGACGCAAAGTGCCGCTGATATTGTAAATACGTTTACCGAAGACCAGCTCCGGACAATGTTTCGCGAATATGGCGAAATCGATAATGCCGGTCGATTGGCCAAACAGTTGGTGTTTGCCCGCGATTCGAAACCGATTAAAACCATTGAGCAGTTTAAAGAGTCAATCGCTCCATGTGTGCCGAAATTTCAGGAAAGTAAATATCTGGCTAAGGTTTTTCAGGCTTTGCGCATCGAAACCAACAAGGAAATGGATGTATTGCACGAATTTCTGGAGCAAAGCATACAATTATTGAAGCCAGGTGGCCGGTTGGTGGTCATTACTTACCATTCGTTGGAAGATCGCATGGTGAAGAATTTCATCAAATCGGGCGACTTTTCAGGAAAACAGGAAAAGGACTTTTTTGGAAATGTTGAGTCTCCTTTGGTAGCTATAAATCGCAAAGTTATCGTACCGAACGAAGAGGAGATCGAGCGGAATCCACGGGCTCGCAGTGCCAAATTGCGAATTGCAGAAAAGAACGCATGA
- a CDS encoding GNAT family N-acetyltransferase, which produces MKDIIAPVSKEALLAELTPDKLMRKTNKADNEIYIVTFQDSPNVMREIGRVREITFRDAGGGTGEDVDIDEYDTCSDPYKQLIVWDPQAMEIIGGYRYILCKDVPLDKNGVVQLATTHLFNFSDKFIKEYLPYTLELGRSFVQPHYQSSKAGAKALFALDNLWDGLGALIVDHPEIKYFFGKVTMYTHFHTKARNLIMYFFMKYFNDNENLVTPIHPLDLGIDIKEMERVFNGGSYKEDYKILSQKVREFGENIPPLINSYMNLSPSMKTFGTVINDTFGDVEETGIILTISDIYEAKTDRHIETYLRTKETNDWPLPE; this is translated from the coding sequence ATGAAGGATATCATTGCACCAGTGTCAAAAGAAGCTCTATTGGCAGAACTGACACCGGACAAGTTAATGCGAAAAACGAACAAAGCCGACAACGAAATATACATTGTTACCTTTCAGGATTCGCCTAACGTGATGCGGGAAATTGGCCGTGTTAGGGAAATCACATTTCGGGACGCAGGAGGAGGCACAGGAGAGGATGTTGACATTGACGAATACGATACTTGCAGCGATCCATACAAACAACTTATCGTTTGGGACCCTCAGGCTATGGAAATAATTGGTGGATATCGTTATATTTTATGTAAAGATGTTCCATTAGACAAAAACGGAGTCGTACAACTTGCTACCACTCATCTCTTCAATTTCTCCGACAAATTTATCAAAGAATATCTTCCTTATACGCTTGAACTAGGCCGTTCCTTTGTTCAGCCCCATTATCAATCGAGCAAGGCCGGAGCCAAAGCTTTGTTTGCACTCGATAATTTATGGGATGGACTAGGCGCTCTCATCGTTGATCATCCCGAAATCAAATATTTCTTTGGTAAAGTGACTATGTACACCCACTTCCATACCAAAGCCCGTAACCTGATCATGTATTTCTTTATGAAATACTTCAACGACAACGAGAATCTGGTAACTCCAATTCACCCGTTGGATTTAGGAATCGACATCAAAGAGATGGAAAGAGTATTTAATGGTGGATCGTACAAAGAAGATTACAAAATACTTTCGCAAAAAGTACGCGAATTTGGAGAGAATATACCACCGTTGATAAATTCGTACATGAACCTGAGCCCATCGATGAAAACCTTTGGAACAGTAATAAACGATACGTTTGGTGATGTTGAGGAAACTGGAATTATCCTGACAATCTCCGATATATACGAAGCAAAAACAGATCGACACATCGAAACTTATTTGCGCACCAAAGAAACCAACGATTGGCCTTTACCTGAATAA
- a CDS encoding FtsL-like putative cell division protein, whose amino-acid sequence MTEKKENSKKRISTAGLKSILVGSALSSEKVTKQIPFVIFLALLGIGLITNRYITEKTIRQMEMVRDSLKEYKSESVIHETELMYINRPSEVTRRVIERKIDLIEPIEPPKRIKVKKMETK is encoded by the coding sequence ATGACAGAGAAGAAAGAAAATAGCAAGAAGCGAATTTCGACAGCCGGATTAAAGAGTATTCTGGTTGGCAGCGCGTTGTCGAGCGAGAAGGTAACCAAGCAAATACCTTTTGTGATTTTCCTTGCGCTGTTGGGAATTGGTTTAATCACCAACCGATATATCACTGAAAAGACCATTCGGCAAATGGAAATGGTGCGTGATTCGCTTAAAGAATATAAATCAGAGTCGGTGATACATGAAACGGAACTGATGTACATCAATCGTCCTTCGGAAGTGACCAGAAGGGTGATTGAAAGGAAAATAGATTTGATAGAACCGATAGAACCGCCTAAACGGATCAAGGTAAAAAAAATGGAGACTAAATAA
- a CDS encoding 1-acyl-sn-glycerol-3-phosphate acyltransferase, with protein MDLENQEPVKPINIKEMFLKKNPKLAKKLPGFVYRYINRIMHIDEINELLANHGNERGIEFARSMVKHFNVHETINGIENLPTSGRFIFASNHPLGGFDALLILCNIDRLMGETITLVNDVLMSIPQLTPIFVPLNKHGGLSKDVIKQIHEAYSSDKQILIFPSGFASRRIKGTIQDFEWKKHFIAKSIEYQRDVIPIHVSGRNSGFFYSLANFRTFFKMKWNLEMFYLADETFGHKNQKFTITFGKPIPYTHFDKSKTSDQWAAEVRDIVYKLPNQLYSQH; from the coding sequence ATGGATTTGGAAAATCAGGAACCGGTAAAGCCAATTAACATTAAGGAGATGTTCCTTAAAAAGAATCCGAAGCTTGCTAAAAAGCTTCCGGGATTTGTTTACCGGTACATTAACCGCATCATGCACATTGACGAAATCAATGAACTGTTGGCCAATCATGGCAACGAAAGAGGGATTGAATTTGCACGCAGCATGGTCAAACATTTCAATGTTCACGAAACGATAAATGGAATAGAAAACCTTCCAACTTCGGGGCGTTTCATTTTCGCATCGAACCATCCACTGGGAGGATTCGATGCTCTGCTAATTTTATGCAACATCGATCGCTTAATGGGTGAAACGATTACGTTGGTTAATGACGTACTGATGAGCATCCCCCAATTAACTCCGATTTTTGTTCCTCTAAATAAACATGGTGGCCTCAGCAAAGATGTGATCAAACAAATTCATGAGGCGTATTCATCCGACAAACAAATATTGATTTTCCCCTCCGGATTTGCATCAAGGCGAATCAAAGGAACAATTCAGGACTTCGAATGGAAAAAGCATTTCATTGCCAAATCGATTGAATACCAGCGTGATGTCATTCCAATTCACGTTAGTGGTAGAAATTCAGGCTTTTTTTACTCCCTGGCTAATTTCAGAACCTTTTTCAAGATGAAATGGAACCTCGAAATGTTTTACCTGGCCGACGAAACTTTTGGGCATAAAAATCAAAAATTTACTATCACTTTTGGCAAGCCAATACCCTATACTCATTTCGATAAAAGTAAAACTTCAGACCAATGGGCCGCCGAAGTCAGGGACATTGTGTACAAATTACCAAATCAACTGTATAGCCAACATTAA